In a genomic window of Deltaproteobacteria bacterium:
- the argJ gene encoding bifunctional glutamate N-acetyltransferase/amino-acid acetyltransferase ArgJ, whose protein sequence is MPLRVRGFQFGAATAGIKASGRPDVGVIACAAGTIGAGVFTQNRVVAAPVIVSRAALARCRGAVRGVVVNSGNANACTGARGLADAKAMAARTAAALGVPAGRVVVASTGVIGVPLPMRAVDRGIAAAAASLGPDLAPFAEAILTTDRAAKTARARAGSATLIGCTKGAGMIAPNMATTLTFVCTDARLPLPALDRAVRRAADATFNSLTVDGDTSTNDMLLVLASGAAARAPTAAEFERALERLLADLAHQLMRGGEGVHHVVTVRVDGARSTADARAVARAIATSSLVKTAIAGGDPNWGRFLAAAGNAGVAIRPDRIDAWLDRVPIVRGGCGVGGAAAERRAAAVMRRPEYTLRLHLHQGRASGHCLACDLSHEYVSINADYRT, encoded by the coding sequence ATGCCGCTTCGCGTGCGAGGGTTTCAGTTCGGGGCCGCCACCGCCGGGATCAAGGCCTCCGGCCGACCCGACGTGGGCGTGATCGCCTGCGCCGCCGGCACCATCGGCGCGGGCGTGTTCACGCAAAACCGCGTGGTCGCCGCGCCGGTGATCGTGTCGCGCGCGGCGCTGGCGCGCTGTCGCGGCGCCGTCCGCGGCGTGGTCGTCAACAGCGGCAACGCCAACGCCTGCACCGGAGCGCGCGGGTTGGCCGACGCGAAGGCGATGGCCGCGCGCACCGCGGCGGCGCTTGGCGTACCGGCCGGCCGGGTCGTCGTGGCATCGACCGGCGTCATCGGCGTGCCGCTGCCGATGCGCGCGGTCGACCGCGGCATCGCGGCGGCGGCAGCATCACTCGGGCCGGACCTCGCGCCGTTCGCCGAGGCGATCCTCACCACCGATCGCGCGGCCAAGACCGCGCGGGCGCGCGCCGGCTCGGCGACGCTCATCGGCTGTACCAAGGGCGCGGGCATGATCGCGCCGAACATGGCGACAACGCTGACATTCGTGTGCACGGACGCCCGGCTGCCGCTGCCGGCGCTCGACCGCGCCGTCCGGCGCGCCGCGGACGCGACGTTCAACAGCCTCACCGTGGATGGCGACACGTCCACCAACGACATGCTGCTCGTGCTCGCGTCGGGCGCGGCCGCGCGTGCACCGACCGCCGCCGAGTTCGAGCGCGCGCTCGAGCGGCTGCTCGCCGACCTCGCCCACCAGCTAATGCGCGGCGGCGAGGGTGTCCACCACGTGGTCACGGTGCGCGTCGACGGCGCGCGGTCGACCGCAGACGCGCGCGCGGTCGCGCGGGCGATCGCCACGTCCTCTCTGGTCAAGACCGCGATCGCCGGCGGCGATCCGAACTGGGGCCGATTTCTGGCGGCGGCCGGTAACGCCGGCGTCGCAATTCGTCCGGATCGGATCGACGCGTGGCTCGACCGCGTGCCGATCGTGCGCGGCGGTTGCGGCGTCGGCGGTGCCGCGGCGGAACGGCGCGCGGCGGCGGTCATGCGCCGGCCCGAGTACACGCTGCGGTTGCACTTGCATCAAGGCCGCGCGTCAGGACACTGCCTTGCGTGCGACCTGTCGCACGAATACGTCTCGATCAACGCCGACTATCGGACGTGA
- the ald gene encoding alanine dehydrogenase: MIIGCPKEIKTREYRVGLTPAGAHMLAARGHRVLIERGAGEGSLIPDEAYARAGAEIVDTAAGVWGQADMIVKVKEPIAPEFPLMREGQILFTYLHLAAAQELGAHLLERRVDSVAYETIELDDGSLPLLTPMSEVAGRMAVQVGAVCLEKEHGGKGILLGGVPGVRRGRVVIIGGGTVGSNAARVAMGLGAQVTVLDVNLQTLGYLDDIYQGRIHTLYSDPHNIEQAVLQCDLLIGAVLIAGARAPRLVTEDMVSRMEPGSVIVDVAVDQGGCVETCRPTNHDEPTYELHGVVHYCVANMPGAVPNTSTYALTNATIPYVKAIADLGLEGAAKANPAIARGINTFRGTCPHAAVAEALSIAPTPMPF, from the coding sequence ATGATCATCGGCTGCCCGAAGGAGATCAAAACTCGCGAATACCGTGTCGGTCTCACTCCCGCCGGGGCGCACATGCTCGCGGCGCGCGGCCACCGCGTGCTGATCGAGCGCGGCGCGGGCGAGGGCAGTCTGATCCCGGACGAGGCGTATGCGCGCGCCGGGGCCGAGATCGTCGACACCGCCGCCGGCGTGTGGGGACAGGCCGACATGATCGTCAAGGTCAAAGAGCCGATCGCTCCCGAGTTTCCGCTGATGCGGGAGGGGCAGATCCTGTTTACCTACCTGCACCTCGCGGCCGCGCAGGAGCTGGGCGCGCACCTACTCGAGCGGCGCGTCGACTCCGTCGCCTACGAAACGATCGAGCTCGACGACGGCTCGCTGCCTCTACTGACGCCGATGAGCGAGGTCGCCGGCCGGATGGCGGTTCAGGTCGGCGCCGTGTGCCTCGAAAAGGAACACGGCGGCAAGGGCATCTTGCTCGGCGGCGTACCCGGCGTCCGCCGCGGCCGAGTCGTCATCATCGGCGGCGGCACCGTCGGGTCGAACGCGGCGCGAGTGGCGATGGGGCTCGGCGCGCAGGTGACCGTGCTGGACGTCAATCTCCAGACGCTCGGCTATCTCGACGACATCTACCAGGGGCGGATCCATACCCTGTACTCGGACCCGCACAACATCGAACAAGCGGTGTTGCAGTGCGACCTGCTCATCGGCGCCGTGCTGATCGCCGGCGCACGGGCGCCGCGACTCGTCACCGAAGACATGGTCTCCCGGATGGAACCCGGCTCGGTGATCGTCGACGTCGCGGTCGATCAGGGCGGTTGTGTGGAGACCTGCCGGCCCACGAACCACGACGAGCCGACGTACGAGCTGCACGGGGTCGTCCACTACTGCGTCGCCAACATGCCGGGCGCCGTCCCCAATACGTCGACGTACGCGCTGACCAACGCCACGATCCCCTACGTCAAAGCCATCGCCGACCTCGGGCTCGAGGGGGCAGCCAAGGCGAACCCGGCGATCGCGCGCGGGATCAACACGTTCCGCGGCACCTGTCCGCACGCGGCGGTCGCCGAGGCGCTGTCGATTGCGCCGACCCCGATGCCGTTCTAA
- a CDS encoding HD domain-containing protein, which translates to MASELLALVVHNQPEALGEVVEALSSPALRVHTARSATEGLHKLQAHPYAIVIAGHKPPLLDGIDLLLRSALYRPDAMRIVLLRDGAAEADVDAREPFDHAIFRVIGRSPQRGNLAALVAEGVKLQSLLREQRELVRRLGSEYDKLQKREKLLDVVVKERTKELEESYQRLKAAHRQALFGLAEAIEAKDAYTKGHCGRVAGYALALAEQVGWRAEEMETLEFGAFLHDIGKIGVRDSVLLKPGPLDEDEWQHMREHPVIGYEIAKQISILHPIMPAVRNHHERWDGHGYPDGLAGDNIPLSARIVAIADAYDALATDRPYKVALPLDESERILRRNAGKMFDPELVDVFCRRHIGVLYREDYENLRPVGAEDESAAG; encoded by the coding sequence GTGGCGTCAGAACTGCTCGCACTCGTCGTCCACAACCAGCCCGAGGCGCTGGGAGAGGTCGTCGAGGCGCTGTCGAGCCCGGCGCTGCGCGTGCACACCGCGCGGTCGGCGACCGAGGGGCTGCACAAGCTGCAGGCCCACCCGTACGCGATCGTGATCGCCGGCCACAAACCGCCGCTGCTCGACGGAATCGACCTGCTGTTGCGCAGCGCGCTGTACCGGCCGGACGCGATGCGCATCGTGCTGTTGCGCGACGGGGCGGCGGAGGCCGACGTGGATGCGCGCGAGCCGTTCGACCACGCGATTTTTCGGGTGATCGGCCGCAGCCCGCAGCGCGGCAACCTCGCGGCGCTCGTCGCCGAGGGGGTCAAGTTGCAGTCTTTGTTGCGAGAGCAACGAGAACTCGTGCGCCGGCTGGGCAGCGAATACGACAAGCTGCAAAAGCGCGAGAAGCTGCTCGACGTCGTGGTCAAGGAGCGCACCAAAGAACTCGAGGAGAGCTATCAGCGGCTCAAGGCGGCGCACCGGCAGGCGCTATTCGGGCTCGCGGAGGCGATCGAGGCCAAGGATGCCTACACCAAGGGCCACTGCGGCCGGGTCGCCGGCTACGCGCTCGCGCTCGCCGAGCAGGTCGGCTGGCGGGCCGAGGAGATGGAGACGCTGGAGTTTGGTGCGTTCTTGCACGACATCGGCAAGATCGGCGTGCGCGACAGCGTGCTTCTCAAGCCGGGACCGCTCGACGAAGACGAGTGGCAGCACATGCGCGAACACCCGGTCATCGGCTACGAGATCGCCAAGCAAATCTCGATTCTGCACCCGATCATGCCGGCGGTGCGCAACCATCACGAACGCTGGGACGGTCACGGCTACCCCGACGGCCTCGCCGGCGACAACATCCCACTGTCGGCGCGGATCGTCGCGATCGCGGACGCGTACGATGCGCTGGCGACCGATCGGCCGTACAAGGTCGCGCTGCCGCTCGACGAGTCCGAGCGCATTCTTCGACGCAACGCGGGCAAGATGTTCGACCCGGAACTGGTCGACGTGTTCTGCCGGCGGCACATCGGCGTGCTGTACCGCGAGGATTACGAGAACCTGCGGCCGGTCGGCGCCGAAGACGAATCCGCGGCAGGGTGA
- a CDS encoding sigma-70 family RNA polymerase sigma factor: protein MPSRRPIARREFEQAALPHIDALYGVAYRLTRNRGDAEDLVQEALLRAYRFWHTFEQGSNCKAWLLKILTNTFFNTHHKRKREREVLDQATAEQSATDGVLHHERALAHRDPEGALIDRMISDDVARALESLPPEFRVAVVLCDIEGLSYKEIAEVMECPIGTVMSRLYRGRRLLQKALYDYAVEQGIIRRPSDTPDNMVELETYRSKR from the coding sequence ATGCCTTCGCGCCGCCCCATCGCACGCCGCGAGTTCGAGCAGGCCGCTCTCCCCCACATCGACGCGCTGTACGGGGTCGCCTACCGCCTCACCCGCAACCGAGGCGACGCGGAGGACCTGGTGCAGGAAGCGCTGCTGCGGGCGTACCGCTTCTGGCACACGTTCGAGCAGGGGTCGAACTGCAAGGCGTGGCTGCTCAAGATCCTCACCAACACCTTCTTCAACACACACCACAAGCGCAAACGCGAGCGGGAAGTGCTGGACCAGGCGACGGCCGAGCAGAGTGCGACCGACGGCGTCCTGCACCACGAACGTGCGCTCGCACACCGGGACCCGGAGGGCGCACTCATCGACCGCATGATCTCGGACGACGTGGCGCGCGCACTCGAGTCCTTGCCGCCGGAGTTCCGCGTGGCGGTCGTGCTGTGCGACATCGAAGGGTTGTCGTACAAAGAGATTGCCGAGGTGATGGAGTGCCCCATCGGCACGGTGATGTCCCGGCTGTACCGCGGCCGCCGTCTGCTGCAAAAGGCGCTGTACGACTACGCGGTCGAGCAGGGCATCATCCGCCGGCCGAGCGACACGCCCGACAACATGGTCGAGCTGGAGACGTACAGGAGTAAGCGCTGA
- a CDS encoding response regulator, with amino-acid sequence MSARRILLIDSDPDFHQRLQDNFGPYGFEIVTAPEDPSSLAKVSELAPDLIFIAVELPDKTGYSLCNKAKKGVAKKIPVVLTTASVPPSGFASHRKLKVHADEYLDKRTLSDDELMEKIGALVDLGAATGGNEFDLPVEVEEIAVEDGEEILIEDLSDDIEIDDSSAEELPPPDEFDEIEVEADAAAPAEALPAEPSSPFSEIDTGAADEFGGDEFDDGATRVAAPSMLVDHDVEEETEAAFAMLGIDDGAGDEADAATYSGSDVPVQMFDELDRAADAEAAVAAARESHAMAAAEPEPLPEPGDEPAPPLAGDGGAIPEPVPHEGSASGADDLDLGLDAVAEMAVEEKSGLRDSERVAQLEAEIERLRAELERARADAGTSEFSREREFLNLREVINKKEKEILDLRDEISSKDRQILDGKERIQELERLRADLEEKQLGLEQKLLEANEKIATGDKALADLRRQVDDLDQQLASLRTELATAREQLAAAEARLAQTAADHAAALERKEAEHADQLAARDRQHEEALAALRAELEADKVQAIDALRAEHTDELAALAKAHERELEAKTKELEQALEAAAADKASALAKAEERREEDLAAAAAKAAEELEQLRRQLEQDKAAALEAAEAKRVADLDAAMEQAKADVAAAEARGAEALEALRAEHAKAIAALEAERDEALAAAKAERDEALAAAEAERDEAERALRAQFDAEREQLSRDHAEAIAALEQQRGELERGLAGARERTAELEAEIESLRAKLAERDAELQKLRDTLEARDSRIASLKAKQAELEAESARYQEQVLDARRKLKADAEVAARAKKALAIALTLLDQHGADDADASVDAAVRADAADGAEDSSEL; translated from the coding sequence ATGAGCGCGCGCCGGATCCTGCTGATCGATAGCGACCCCGACTTTCACCAGCGACTGCAGGACAACTTCGGCCCCTACGGGTTCGAGATCGTCACCGCGCCGGAGGATCCCTCGTCGCTCGCGAAGGTGAGCGAGCTGGCGCCCGACCTGATCTTCATCGCCGTCGAGCTGCCCGACAAGACCGGCTATTCGCTGTGCAACAAGGCCAAAAAGGGCGTCGCCAAGAAGATCCCAGTGGTGTTGACCACGGCGTCGGTACCGCCGTCCGGGTTTGCGAGCCACCGCAAACTGAAGGTGCACGCCGACGAGTACCTCGACAAGCGCACGCTGTCGGACGACGAGCTGATGGAAAAGATCGGCGCGCTGGTCGACCTGGGTGCGGCCACCGGGGGTAACGAGTTCGACCTGCCGGTGGAGGTCGAGGAGATCGCGGTCGAAGACGGCGAAGAGATCCTGATCGAAGACCTGTCGGACGACATTGAAATCGACGACTCCTCCGCCGAGGAGCTGCCGCCGCCGGACGAGTTCGACGAGATCGAGGTCGAAGCCGACGCGGCAGCACCTGCCGAGGCATTGCCGGCCGAGCCGAGCAGCCCGTTTAGCGAGATCGACACCGGTGCGGCCGACGAATTCGGCGGCGACGAGTTCGACGACGGCGCCACGCGCGTCGCCGCGCCGTCGATGTTGGTCGATCACGACGTCGAAGAGGAGACGGAGGCCGCGTTCGCGATGCTCGGCATCGACGACGGCGCGGGCGACGAGGCGGACGCGGCGACGTATAGCGGCTCTGACGTTCCGGTGCAGATGTTCGACGAGCTAGACCGGGCGGCCGATGCGGAAGCCGCGGTCGCGGCCGCACGCGAATCGCATGCGATGGCCGCGGCGGAGCCAGAGCCGCTGCCGGAGCCCGGCGACGAGCCGGCACCGCCGCTCGCCGGCGATGGCGGCGCGATCCCGGAACCGGTGCCGCACGAGGGGTCCGCATCGGGCGCCGACGACCTCGACCTCGGTCTCGACGCGGTGGCCGAGATGGCCGTCGAGGAAAAGTCAGGCCTCCGCGACAGCGAGCGCGTCGCACAACTCGAGGCCGAGATCGAGCGGCTGCGCGCCGAACTCGAGCGAGCCCGCGCCGACGCGGGCACGTCCGAGTTCTCGCGCGAGCGCGAGTTTCTGAACCTGCGAGAGGTCATCAACAAAAAGGAAAAGGAGATCCTCGACCTCCGCGACGAGATCAGCTCGAAGGACCGTCAGATCCTCGACGGCAAGGAGCGCATTCAGGAACTCGAGCGCCTGCGCGCCGACCTCGAAGAAAAACAACTCGGCCTCGAACAAAAGCTGCTCGAGGCCAACGAGAAGATCGCCACCGGCGACAAGGCGCTGGCCGACCTACGCCGTCAAGTGGACGATCTCGACCAGCAGCTCGCGTCGCTGCGCACCGAATTGGCGACCGCCCGCGAACAGCTCGCGGCAGCCGAAGCCCGGCTCGCACAAACCGCCGCGGACCACGCTGCGGCGCTCGAGCGCAAGGAGGCCGAGCACGCCGACCAGCTCGCGGCGCGCGACCGGCAGCACGAGGAGGCGCTCGCCGCGCTGCGAGCCGAACTGGAAGCGGACAAGGTGCAAGCGATCGACGCGCTGCGGGCCGAGCACACCGACGAGCTGGCGGCGCTCGCGAAGGCACACGAGCGCGAGCTGGAAGCGAAGACCAAGGAACTCGAACAGGCGCTCGAAGCGGCCGCGGCGGACAAGGCGAGCGCGCTGGCCAAGGCGGAAGAGCGGCGCGAGGAGGATCTGGCGGCCGCAGCCGCGAAGGCGGCCGAGGAACTCGAACAGCTGCGCCGGCAACTCGAGCAGGACAAGGCCGCGGCGCTGGAGGCGGCCGAGGCCAAGCGCGTTGCGGACCTCGACGCGGCGATGGAACAGGCCAAGGCGGACGTGGCGGCCGCCGAGGCGCGCGGCGCGGAAGCGCTCGAAGCGCTGCGCGCCGAACACGCCAAAGCGATCGCTGCACTCGAGGCCGAGCGCGACGAGGCGCTGGCCGCCGCCAAGGCCGAGCGCGACGAGGCGCTGGCCGCCGCCGAGGCCGAGCGCGACGAGGCGGAGCGCGCCTTGCGCGCGCAGTTCGACGCCGAGCGCGAACAGCTGTCGCGCGACCACGCCGAGGCGATCGCCGCGCTCGAACAGCAGCGCGGCGAGCTCGAGCGCGGGCTCGCGGGCGCACGAGAGCGGACGGCGGAGCTCGAGGCCGAGATCGAATCGCTGCGCGCAAAGCTGGCCGAACGCGACGCGGAGTTGCAGAAACTGCGCGACACGCTCGAGGCGCGCGACTCGCGCATTGCCTCGCTCAAGGCGAAACAGGCTGAACTCGAGGCCGAGTCGGCGCGCTACCAGGAACAGGTGCTCGACGCGCGGCGCAAGCTCAAGGCCGACGCCGAGGTCGCGGCGCGCGCCAAGAAGGCGCTCGCGATCGCGCTCACGCTCCTCGACCAGCACGGCGCGGACGACGCGGACGCGAGCGTCGACGCGGCGGTCCGCGCCGACGCGGCCGACGGCGCCGAAGACAGCTCCGAGCTGTAG